A portion of the Thermotoga sp. SG1 genome contains these proteins:
- a CDS encoding DUF4896 domain-containing protein, translating to MKNVIKLFLWFLLALLNVALFWAGVFLFQNEYYELSIVLFSLLFLIDFFIINPKGYPYRYVIPALVLLFVLVLYPIYFTFKVAFTNYGTGHFMSRQEAIERLLYDPNFSYVVDSTFVSYKVFVVYDGLSPTEDFLILFRMNDTIYLGEKPRPVVARGQEVLLSQFNLIPVTVETVSLNGDTFRIVPWPADLSEINLVVRGDTTYKSFYSPDDEILRLNAPYFKSRIAQSYLVNAEYVLPDGKKLALRIAPDGEWRFMHVERLYRLAYKEVYDGGKMKIKTTVVNSLTGREVIEKEGAFYDVDENGNETFLVGFIDFVGWKNFLRIVKDPKVSGPFFRIFLWTFVWAVLSVVLSLAVGLPFALVLNNPRLRGRNLYRTLLIIPWAIPVFISALVWRNGLLNETYGVINKFLLPLLGLDPIKWFNDPFWARVGVLLVNVWLTFPYMMTISLGALQSIPPELYEVAAIDGAGRFRRFVHITFPLLMTIIAPLLVSSFAFSFNNFTIIYLITGGGPPIPNSTTPTGYTDILISYVYKLAFEGGQGQDFGFASAISILIFFLVGGISFVNFKLSGAFEEVSR from the coding sequence GTGAAGAACGTAATCAAACTCTTTCTGTGGTTCCTCCTTGCACTTTTGAACGTGGCCCTCTTCTGGGCAGGAGTGTTCCTCTTCCAGAACGAATACTATGAACTTTCCATCGTTCTTTTTTCTCTGTTGTTTCTGATAGACTTCTTCATCATCAATCCAAAGGGATATCCTTACAGATACGTTATTCCCGCTCTTGTTCTGCTTTTTGTTCTAGTTCTCTACCCCATATACTTCACCTTCAAGGTGGCCTTCACCAACTACGGAACTGGTCACTTCATGTCAAGACAGGAGGCCATCGAAAGACTCCTTTACGACCCGAATTTCTCCTACGTGGTGGATTCAACGTTCGTCTCTTATAAGGTCTTTGTGGTCTACGATGGACTCTCTCCGACAGAGGATTTCCTTATACTGTTCAGGATGAACGATACCATCTACCTCGGCGAAAAACCAAGACCCGTTGTTGCGCGAGGTCAGGAGGTGCTCCTGAGTCAGTTCAATCTGATTCCCGTCACCGTTGAGACAGTTTCACTGAACGGTGACACCTTCAGAATCGTTCCGTGGCCGGCCGATCTTTCGGAGATAAATCTTGTGGTTCGCGGCGACACGACTTACAAGAGTTTCTATTCTCCAGACGACGAGATACTGAGGCTGAACGCTCCCTACTTCAAAAGCAGGATAGCACAGAGTTACCTGGTGAACGCAGAGTACGTGCTTCCAGATGGAAAGAAACTGGCTCTGAGGATCGCTCCCGATGGTGAATGGAGATTCATGCACGTGGAAAGGCTGTACAGACTGGCTTACAAAGAGGTTTATGATGGTGGAAAGATGAAGATAAAGACCACCGTGGTGAACAGTCTCACAGGAAGGGAAGTGATCGAAAAAGAAGGAGCCTTCTACGATGTGGATGAAAATGGGAACGAGACGTTTCTGGTTGGGTTCATAGATTTTGTGGGATGGAAGAACTTCCTGAGGATCGTGAAGGATCCCAAGGTATCAGGGCCTTTCTTCAGGATCTTCCTTTGGACTTTCGTATGGGCCGTTCTGAGTGTGGTGCTGTCACTCGCTGTTGGTCTTCCGTTCGCACTCGTTCTGAACAACCCAAGGCTCAGAGGAAGAAACCTCTACAGAACGCTTCTGATCATACCATGGGCCATTCCGGTTTTCATCTCGGCCTTGGTGTGGAGGAACGGGCTCTTGAATGAAACTTACGGCGTGATCAACAAGTTTCTCTTACCCCTCCTTGGGTTGGATCCAATAAAGTGGTTCAACGATCCCTTCTGGGCCCGTGTGGGAGTGCTTCTTGTCAACGTCTGGCTCACGTTTCCTTACATGATGACCATATCGCTCGGTGCCCTTCAGAGTATTCCACCTGAACTCTACGAAGTGGCGGCGATAGACGGTGCAGGAAGGTTCAGAAGGTTTGTTCATATCACCTTTCCACTTCTCATGACCATCATCGCACCGCTTCTTGTCAGCAGTTTTGCTTTCAGTTTCAACAACTTCACGATCATCTACCTGATCACGGGAGGAGGTCCTCCGATCCCGAATTCGACCACTCCTACAGGATACACTGACATTTTGATCTCTTACGTTTACAAACTGGCGTTCGAAGGTGGTCAGGGACAGGACTTCGGGTTTGCGAGTGCGATCTCCATACTCATCTTCTTCCTCGTTGGTGGAATTAGTTTTGTGAACTTCAAACTGTCCGGGGCTTTCGAAGAGGTGAGCAGATGA
- the malE gene encoding maltose/maltodextrin ABC transporter substrate-binding protein MalE, which produces MKKFLVIALLVVSLVVLAQPKLTIWCSEKQVDILQKLGEEFKAKYGVEVEVQYVNFQDIKSKFLTAAPEGQGADIIVGAHDWVGELAVNGLIEPIPNFADLKNFYETALNAFSYGGKLYGVPYAMEAIALIYNKDYVPEPPKTMDELIEVAKQIDEEFGGEVRGFITSAAEFYYIAPFIFGYGGYVFKQTEKGLDVNDIGLANEGAIKGVKLLKRMVDEGILDPSDNYQIMDSMFREGQAAMIINGPWAVKAYKDAGIDYGVSPIPDLEPGVPARPFVGVQGFMVNAKSPNKLLAIEFLTSFIARKETMYRIYLADPRLPARKDVLELVKDNPDVVGFTQSAANGIPMPNVPQMAAVWAAMNDALNLVVNGKATVEEALKNAVERIKAQIQ; this is translated from the coding sequence ATGAAGAAGTTTTTGGTAATCGCTTTACTTGTTGTTTCTCTTGTTGTTCTTGCCCAGCCGAAACTCACCATATGGTGCTCTGAAAAACAGGTCGACATTCTTCAGAAGCTTGGAGAGGAATTCAAGGCAAAGTACGGTGTGGAGGTTGAGGTTCAGTACGTGAACTTCCAGGACATCAAGTCCAAGTTCCTCACGGCCGCACCGGAGGGTCAGGGAGCCGACATCATCGTTGGCGCACACGACTGGGTTGGAGAACTCGCAGTGAACGGTTTGATAGAACCCATACCGAATTTTGCTGATCTGAAAAACTTCTACGAAACAGCCCTCAATGCGTTCTCTTACGGTGGAAAGCTCTATGGTGTTCCCTACGCCATGGAAGCGATAGCACTCATCTACAACAAAGACTACGTTCCCGAGCCTCCAAAAACGATGGACGAACTCATAGAGGTCGCAAAGCAAATCGATGAGGAATTCGGAGGAGAAGTACGTGGTTTCATCACTTCCGCGGCTGAGTTCTACTACATCGCTCCGTTCATATTCGGCTACGGTGGCTACGTCTTCAAACAGACCGAAAAAGGTCTCGATGTCAATGACATCGGACTTGCAAACGAAGGAGCTATAAAGGGAGTGAAGCTCCTGAAGAGAATGGTCGACGAAGGAATACTCGATCCCAGCGACAACTACCAGATCATGGACTCCATGTTCAGAGAAGGCCAGGCTGCCATGATCATCAACGGCCCCTGGGCAGTGAAAGCTTACAAAGATGCGGGAATAGACTACGGCGTTTCTCCAATTCCTGATCTGGAACCTGGTGTTCCCGCAAGGCCTTTCGTTGGAGTACAGGGTTTCATGGTGAACGCAAAATCTCCGAACAAACTCCTCGCCATCGAGTTCCTGACGAGTTTCATCGCCAGAAAGGAAACCATGTACAGGATCTACCTTGCAGATCCGAGACTTCCTGCGAGGAAAGACGTCCTTGAACTCGTAAAAGACAATCCCGACGTGGTTGGATTCACACAGAGCGCCGCCAACGGAATTCCAATGCCCAACGTGCCGCAGATGGCTGCTGTGTGGGCTGCCATGAACGACGCTCTCAACCTTGTTGTGAATGGAAAAGCAACGGTTGAAGAAGCTCTGAAGAACGCAGTCGAGAGAATCAAGGCCCAGATACAGTAA
- a CDS encoding Na+/H+ antiporter subunit E: MSVFLTSLILWFVITGFSYSELIVGIAVSLIVSLVFRRFHGIRFDLKLPLRIIRYLVMFLPVFIVEMVKANIDVAFRVLNPHLPLKPGFVSVRTNLKKDASRLFLANSITLTPGTLSLDLKGDEIFVHWIDVKDLKEKEKYISQKFEKNLREVFE; encoded by the coding sequence GTGAGCGTTTTTCTCACGAGTTTGATTCTGTGGTTTGTGATCACCGGATTTTCTTATTCGGAGCTGATCGTCGGAATCGCTGTTTCGCTGATAGTGTCACTGGTTTTTCGCAGGTTTCACGGCATCAGATTCGATCTCAAACTTCCCCTGAGGATCATCCGATATCTCGTGATGTTTCTTCCCGTGTTCATCGTTGAGATGGTGAAGGCGAATATCGATGTTGCTTTCAGGGTCCTGAATCCCCACCTTCCACTCAAACCGGGTTTTGTTTCGGTGAGAACGAATCTGAAGAAGGATGCATCCCGTCTGTTTCTGGCAAACAGTATAACCCTCACTCCGGGAACGCTGAGCCTTGACCTCAAGGGTGATGAGATCTTCGTCCACTGGATCGACGTGAAGGATCTCAAGGAAAAAGAAAAATACATATCGCAGAAGTTTGAAAAAAACCTCAGGGAGGTGTTTGAATGA
- a CDS encoding cation:proton antiporter has protein sequence MTPVFFVLVSAGVVLSFIRIIAGPTSSDRVAALDTMNVMLTGLIVVLAYSFDRGIYLDIALVYALLSFLETIIVSRYLEGRK, from the coding sequence ATGACCCCGGTCTTCTTTGTCCTGGTGAGTGCAGGGGTGGTTCTCTCTTTCATCAGAATCATCGCAGGCCCTACCTCTTCCGACAGGGTAGCAGCACTCGACACGATGAACGTGATGCTCACCGGCCTCATAGTAGTTCTCGCGTACAGTTTCGATAGAGGTATCTATCTGGATATCGCCCTCGTGTATGCGCTTCTTTCCTTTCTTGAAACGATCATAGTGTCACGGTATCTGGAGGGGAGAAAATGA
- the mnhG gene encoding monovalent cation/H(+) antiporter subunit G, giving the protein MNGIIGEILILIGAFFYFLGGLGVFRMPDVYNRLQAGTKATTLGTFSTVLGVGIAKPEFLLKAVVIVTFIALTNPVGSSVLARASHLSGVKPCDCTVVDEYRGGDGE; this is encoded by the coding sequence ATGAACGGGATAATCGGAGAAATACTGATATTAATCGGTGCCTTTTTCTATTTTCTTGGAGGGCTCGGTGTTTTCAGGATGCCGGACGTGTACAACAGACTCCAGGCAGGAACAAAGGCCACCACACTGGGAACTTTCTCCACCGTACTTGGAGTTGGCATTGCGAAGCCGGAGTTTCTGTTGAAAGCTGTTGTTATCGTCACGTTCATAGCACTCACAAACCCGGTGGGAAGTTCTGTCCTGGCAAGGGCTTCCCATCTGTCCGGTGTGAAACCGTGTGACTGCACGGTTGTCGACGAATACAGGGGTGGTGATGGTGAATGA
- a CDS encoding hydrogenase subunit MbhD domain-containing protein has product MNLLILLAGGMMLIAAFFAVEAKKLLDSVIALSSLSLLSVFLFIIMRAPDVAITEASVGAGLTTAVLLITLFKMRGDDEE; this is encoded by the coding sequence ATGAACCTGCTGATCTTGTTGGCCGGCGGGATGATGTTGATAGCAGCATTTTTTGCGGTGGAAGCAAAAAAGTTGCTGGACAGTGTCATAGCACTGTCGTCTCTCAGTCTCCTGTCTGTGTTCCTCTTCATTATTATGAGGGCTCCTGATGTTGCCATAACGGAAGCATCCGTTGGTGCTGGACTCACCACGGCGGTACTTCTCATAACGCTCTTCAAAATGAGGGGAGATGATGAAGAATGA
- a CDS encoding Na(+)/H(+) antiporter subunit B, with protein MRRVFAALISMLLVYMMVSFLAVLEPYGKADLSRRVSVHYLAKDVNEVEPVEWIKGKIQIPSERKIYGESNLEDGSANVVTSIVVNYRSFDTLGEVTVLLAAAIGIGLVLRGTKRMKYGRNPNFILRVSTGILLPLMLMFGAYVFVHGHLSPGGGFPGGTILAAAVLLLYLSNEEFSLKEKAAKFLEGSMGSLYVIVGLAGLLTGGAFLYNFLSNGRVGDLFSAGVVPIVYIVIGLKVGSELSGVISEIHREGE; from the coding sequence ATGAGAAGAGTCTTTGCCGCACTGATATCAATGCTACTGGTCTACATGATGGTATCTTTTCTTGCCGTGCTCGAGCCTTACGGAAAGGCGGATCTCTCCAGGAGAGTTTCAGTTCACTATCTGGCAAAGGATGTGAACGAGGTCGAGCCTGTTGAATGGATCAAAGGGAAGATTCAGATACCATCCGAAAGGAAAATTTACGGTGAGAGCAATCTGGAAGACGGCAGTGCAAACGTTGTAACATCGATCGTTGTCAACTACAGATCCTTCGATACCCTCGGTGAAGTAACCGTCCTTCTTGCCGCAGCCATCGGTATAGGGCTCGTCCTTCGCGGAACGAAGAGAATGAAATACGGAAGAAATCCCAACTTCATCCTCAGAGTGAGCACCGGGATACTTCTTCCCCTGATGTTGATGTTTGGAGCCTATGTGTTCGTACACGGACATCTCTCACCGGGCGGAGGGTTCCCAGGTGGGACGATCCTTGCGGCAGCCGTTCTTCTTCTTTACCTTTCAAACGAGGAATTTTCTCTGAAAGAAAAGGCGGCCAAATTCCTTGAAGGATCCATGGGAAGTCTCTACGTGATAGTGGGCCTTGCTGGTCTGCTCACCGGTGGGGCGTTTCTCTACAACTTTCTTTCGAACGGGAGAGTGGGAGATCTATTCAGTGCCGGTGTTGTTCCCATCGTCTACATCGTCATAGGTCTAAAGGTCGGATCGGAACTCTCCGGCGTCATCTCAGAGATACATCGAGAAGGAGAGTGA
- a CDS encoding sodium:proton antiporter — translation MVYMISIILMGVGVYGLLTQKNLFKYLVSLTIIDTAVNIFIIALGYTGGEAPIYTEKFPYFSFNFVDPLPQALVLTAIVIGVGVLALGASLLVRIKEKHSSIDIEDLKGVKE, via the coding sequence ATGGTGTACATGATATCCATTATCCTGATGGGTGTAGGAGTCTATGGTCTTCTCACTCAGAAAAATTTATTCAAATACCTTGTATCCCTGACAATCATCGACACAGCCGTGAACATCTTCATCATCGCACTGGGTTATACCGGTGGGGAAGCACCCATATATACAGAGAAATTTCCTTACTTCTCCTTCAATTTCGTTGACCCACTGCCACAGGCACTCGTTCTCACAGCCATCGTCATAGGCGTGGGGGTCCTCGCCCTTGGAGCATCTCTTCTTGTTCGAATCAAAGAGAAACACTCTTCAATCGACATAGAAGACTTGAAAGGAGTGAAAGAATGA
- a CDS encoding complex I subunit 5 family protein, with protein MISLLVAIPLLAAFLSLFLKKISGILFFLSALVNLTVIFMERLPNAVSIHAMGNWKPPFGINLVLDNASFYAVLIVNLIFFLVSLLPQKTKRNYETSLMLLMAATNGFVLTGDLFNSFVFMEIITITAVTIASKRENFYNAYKYLILGGVAGSLYLLATIFAYGTAGSLNMAHVAMVGLSSGSLAAVATLYTIGLGVEAKLFPLNGWVSGVYGGNELAPVVLGTSVSFAALYMVGRLFGTVFQGNGAEVLYALSLITILAGEFAALRQTSLLKTFAYSSVAQAGIVIAMISKRTETSMNLAYFHLTNDVMAKFVIFLVAGFLVYNYEDLNGIFKKHRVLGISFSMATFSLVGFPLFAGFQSKIRIIMEAFSSNDLLLPAVLLLATAIEVGYVIRWNVKLWFGEETQEDKTSAPFTVGLFAMALAVFLVFVFVKPEFVLSGTQKMAKALIDTEGYIKGVLFSTTGGM; from the coding sequence ATGATCAGCCTGCTCGTGGCCATCCCACTCCTTGCTGCATTTCTTTCACTCTTTTTGAAGAAGATATCTGGGATTCTTTTCTTCCTGTCGGCCCTTGTCAACCTGACAGTTATCTTCATGGAACGCCTCCCGAACGCTGTGAGTATACATGCCATGGGTAACTGGAAACCTCCCTTCGGTATAAACCTTGTTCTGGACAACGCAAGTTTCTACGCAGTGCTGATCGTGAATCTGATCTTTTTTCTTGTCTCTTTGCTACCTCAGAAGACAAAGAGAAACTATGAAACTTCCCTCATGTTACTCATGGCAGCCACAAACGGATTCGTGCTGACAGGAGATCTCTTCAACTCGTTTGTCTTCATGGAAATAATCACCATAACAGCTGTCACGATAGCCTCAAAAAGAGAGAACTTTTACAATGCTTACAAATACCTGATCCTCGGCGGTGTTGCGGGTTCACTCTATCTTCTCGCAACAATATTTGCTTACGGCACTGCTGGGAGTTTGAACATGGCACACGTTGCCATGGTGGGCCTTTCAAGTGGATCCCTTGCGGCTGTGGCCACACTCTACACGATTGGACTCGGTGTAGAGGCAAAACTCTTTCCGTTGAACGGATGGGTTTCTGGTGTTTACGGTGGAAACGAACTTGCACCGGTGGTTCTTGGCACCTCCGTTTCCTTTGCAGCACTGTACATGGTTGGAAGACTCTTCGGCACGGTGTTTCAGGGTAACGGAGCGGAGGTTCTGTATGCGCTGTCCCTGATCACGATTCTGGCTGGAGAATTCGCCGCACTCAGGCAGACCAGTCTTTTGAAGACCTTCGCCTACTCCAGTGTTGCCCAGGCGGGAATTGTGATAGCGATGATATCGAAGAGGACAGAAACTTCCATGAATCTTGCCTATTTCCATCTGACGAACGATGTGATGGCAAAGTTTGTGATCTTTCTCGTTGCGGGCTTTCTTGTCTACAACTACGAAGATCTGAACGGTATCTTCAAAAAACACAGGGTGCTGGGTATCTCTTTCAGTATGGCAACCTTCTCTCTAGTAGGATTTCCACTGTTTGCAGGCTTTCAGAGCAAAATCAGGATCATCATGGAGGCGTTTTCATCGAACGATCTTCTTCTGCCCGCCGTTTTACTTTTGGCCACGGCAATCGAGGTTGGTTATGTGATCAGATGGAACGTAAAACTGTGGTTCGGTGAGGAAACACAGGAGGACAAAACATCCGCACCTTTTACTGTGGGGCTTTTTGCGATGGCACTTGCCGTTTTTCTTGTCTTTGTTTTTGTAAAGCCCGAGTTCGTCCTTTCTGGAACACAGAAGATGGCAAAAGCCCTTATCGATACGGAAGGTTACATCAAAGGTGTTCTCTTCTCAACCACGGGAGGGATGTGA
- a CDS encoding proton-conducting transporter membrane subunit has protein sequence MAASLITLMILSVVVYFISKVNWKLGTIVNFLVGLSSMFYVLSLEAGSSEKIVLFGQKLYLEWTDVSFYFSMVSLMVIVAVKFFSIRWLETQRYRAAFNMFVLMMTAGSLGVFMAADLITLYIFWEIAVLSSLLVVPMEREEAKRAAVVYAIISAVGTYAFLYGAFLIYQRYGTFRISTVVQSMVDDTSTGFKLAVFLLLSLAGIAKSGIFPLHTWIRKTYALSPDAFSSILSGQLSKLGNYIFTLVISVVPSLKVFSDLIVYSNVPLPNYLLITLGNISIVIGTLMAIKQDDMKMLMAFSSVANGGYILVGLGTMDPLGFEGGMFHIFNHAVASAVIFMAFAAVIYRTKTSKISEMGGLIHKMPITFLAYLFSIISLAGIPPMSGFISKWMIYQALVRKGMFITAFVAFFGSIGSFLYVFRPLAGIFLGQLPKRYREVREAPIVMLVPMVLLVLVSFFLGVWPFPVLQTIENIRMDLGIATSFKIVDQENWLIRGFAGSWNTVLVFSLFLTGFVVAYILYSLFPRARKVDLMVPHREEGTPLNVYTGGEFIYSPDLYHYNTNFYAGFERMYRNHPSWESITSAIGKLFHDIGEWFHRWFFASSASAYTFWVVATLLLIFWVRW, from the coding sequence GTGGCAGCAAGCCTTATCACTCTGATGATATTGTCTGTCGTGGTGTACTTCATCTCGAAGGTGAACTGGAAGTTAGGAACCATCGTAAACTTCCTTGTCGGTCTTTCTTCGATGTTCTACGTCCTCTCTCTGGAAGCTGGATCTTCAGAGAAGATCGTACTATTCGGTCAAAAGCTGTACCTTGAGTGGACAGACGTTTCTTTTTACTTCTCGATGGTCAGTCTCATGGTGATAGTTGCCGTTAAGTTCTTTTCGATCAGATGGCTTGAGACTCAGAGATACCGCGCGGCCTTCAACATGTTCGTACTCATGATGACGGCAGGATCGCTTGGCGTGTTCATGGCAGCCGATTTGATCACTCTCTACATCTTCTGGGAAATAGCGGTTTTGTCCTCTTTGCTCGTTGTTCCCATGGAGAGAGAAGAAGCAAAAAGAGCAGCGGTTGTTTATGCCATCATAAGTGCTGTGGGAACGTACGCTTTTCTTTACGGGGCGTTCCTCATATACCAGAGATACGGGACGTTCAGGATATCAACCGTGGTTCAGAGTATGGTGGATGACACATCAACTGGTTTCAAACTGGCCGTGTTCCTGCTACTGTCTCTGGCTGGTATCGCAAAGAGTGGAATATTCCCGTTGCATACGTGGATAAGGAAGACTTATGCCCTTTCTCCTGATGCGTTCTCTTCTATCCTTTCTGGACAGCTTTCAAAACTGGGTAACTACATCTTCACCCTCGTCATCTCTGTAGTACCCTCTTTGAAGGTCTTCTCAGACCTGATTGTTTACTCGAATGTCCCACTGCCAAACTACCTTCTTATCACCTTAGGAAACATCTCCATCGTCATCGGAACTCTCATGGCGATAAAACAGGATGACATGAAGATGCTCATGGCTTTTTCTTCGGTCGCAAACGGTGGTTACATACTGGTAGGTCTTGGCACGATGGATCCACTGGGATTTGAGGGTGGAATGTTTCACATCTTCAACCACGCCGTTGCCTCTGCGGTTATATTCATGGCCTTCGCTGCCGTCATCTACAGAACAAAAACCTCAAAGATAAGCGAAATGGGTGGATTGATCCATAAGATGCCCATCACTTTTCTTGCGTATCTTTTCTCCATAATTTCCCTTGCTGGAATTCCGCCGATGAGTGGCTTCATCTCGAAGTGGATGATCTATCAGGCACTGGTCAGAAAGGGAATGTTCATAACCGCCTTCGTGGCGTTTTTTGGATCGATAGGGTCTTTCCTGTACGTCTTCAGGCCACTTGCAGGGATATTCCTTGGTCAACTTCCAAAGAGGTACAGAGAAGTCAGAGAAGCTCCTATCGTGATGCTTGTTCCAATGGTGCTTCTTGTTCTCGTCAGTTTCTTTCTCGGTGTGTGGCCGTTTCCAGTTCTCCAGACAATCGAAAACATCAGAATGGATCTGGGTATAGCCACTTCGTTCAAAATAGTGGACCAGGAAAACTGGCTCATAAGAGGTTTTGCCGGAAGCTGGAACACGGTTCTTGTGTTCTCACTGTTTCTCACCGGGTTCGTTGTGGCGTACATCCTGTATTCCCTTTTCCCAAGAGCCAGAAAGGTGGACCTCATGGTACCTCACAGAGAGGAAGGAACTCCTCTCAACGTCTACACGGGAGGCGAATTCATATACAGTCCAGATCTCTACCACTACAACACGAACTTCTACGCTGGCTTTGAAAGGATGTACAGAAATCATCCATCCTGGGAAAGCATCACCAGCGCTATTGGAAAACTCTTCCACGACATCGGTGAATGGTTTCACAGATGGTTTTTTGCGTCCTCCGCTTCCGCTTACACGTTCTGGGTTGTTGCAACCTTACTCCTCATATTCTGGGTGAGGTGGTGA